Proteins encoded in a region of the Nicotiana tomentosiformis chromosome 9, ASM39032v3, whole genome shotgun sequence genome:
- the LOC138899088 gene encoding uncharacterized protein, whose amino-acid sequence MGNIFDGAVPESLRTEENAPSDLLGAVAIEDSTTFPAFSAGAIREAQALGAFELDRPHEGHDPFCGLFTGVEDAAGSSDTLGVFHGVQQALNQDVAAHREVCSRSRNELRQYEVDLQWVTEERNALKLFLGQRGEEIKDIQAELTKAHQDQTDLSEKVNVIKAESLKWKGNMDRFATEKEAVRARLSSAESQFQSLKEKNLVQARKTKELEARLASELAKAEKPKADVDAFVDVYQADTEATQSHAREVADTVRTRAYWIAEFSKCQSWREIPEEIHARGFDLSEAITDVRALASDDDGDDGDDDDDDDDGSKSRSQSGEEPDGEKTTPVDN is encoded by the exons ATGGGGAATATATTTGACGGGGCTGTCCCcgaatctcttcgaaccgaagagaatgccccaagtgacttacttggggcagtagcaatcgaagatTCGACCACCTTTCCTGCTTTTTCTGcgggggcgattcgggaagcccaagctttgggggccttTGAACTAGACAGGCCTCATGAGGGACATGATCCCTTTTGTGGTCTATTTACTGGTGTCGAGGATGCTGCCGGTAGTAGTGATACATTAGGTGTTTTTCAtggagtgcagcaggctttgaatcag GATGTGGCAGCTCACCGAGAAGTATGTTCTCGATCCCGAAATGAGCTGCGTCAATACGAGGTCGACCTTCAatgggttacggaggagaggaatgcccttaAACTCTTTTTAGGGCAAAGGGGGGAGGAAATCAAGGACATCCAAGCTGAGTTGACTaaagctcaccaagatcagaccgatttgtCCGAGAAG GTTAATGtgataaaggcggagtccttgAAATGGAAAGGaaatatggaccgctttgctacaGAGAAAGAGGCTGTTCGAGCCcgattatcatcggccgaaagtcaATTTCAAAGTCTGAAGGAGAAAAACTTGGTTCAAGCAAGGAAAAcgaaggagctcgaggctcggttggcctctgaacttgccaaggctgAAAAACCAAAGGCCGATGTAGACGCATTTGTAGATGTTTATCAGGCTGATACTGAAGCCACTCAGTCACATGCGAGAGAGGTTGCTGATACCGTTcgaactcgagcatattggatcgCCGAATTTTCCAAATGCCAATCTTGGAGGGAAATCcccgaggagatccatgctcggggCTTCGATCTTTCTGAAGCTATAACTGATGTTAGGGCCTTGGCCTCCGATGATGATGGCGATGATGGcgatgacgacgatgatgatgatgatgggagcaagagtagGTCTCAGAGTGGGGAAGAGCCCGATGGAGAAAAGACTACTCCCGTAGATAATTAG